One region of Dehalococcoidia bacterium genomic DNA includes:
- the ilvB gene encoding biosynthetic-type acetolactate synthase large subunit: MLKTGAEILCECLIKEGVEVIFGFPGGVLLPLYDTIPRYPQLRHILVRHEQGAAHAADAYARVTGKLGVCLATSGPGATNLVTGIANAYLDSVPLLAITGQVPTHFIGKDAFQEIDITGITVPITKYNQLVLNINDLAKAVREAAHVAQVGRPGPVLLDIPRDVFQSRAEFIYPEKVDLPGFKPKLFGHPSQVKKAADLINSAERPVIIAGHGINISKAFPELKELAENAQIPVVSTFLGIGCFPESHVLSYGWLGMHGMGYANKAVHNSDLLIAVGMRFDDRATGGVSTFAPHARVVHIDVDAAEIGKNIPVDVPIVGDLKNVLLVLNKQIERRDHIAWLSQLDEWRSQHPAMEIRNHEDILPQYIIRQIHEATRGDTIIVTGVGQAQMWAAQYFYYDKPNSFVSSGGLGTMGFELPGAIGAKVGCPQETVWCIAGDGGFQMTVQELATMVQEDLDINIAVFNNGWLGMVRQWQELIYNKRYFGTQLYNPDFVKIAEAYGIKGIKVSKKIDVRPAIHRAMEHKGPFLIEFIVEPEENVYPFVPPGKTIVEFLEMPNPAASIKK; this comes from the coding sequence ATGTTAAAGACCGGCGCAGAGATATTATGTGAGTGCCTGATCAAGGAGGGGGTCGAGGTCATCTTCGGTTTCCCCGGCGGTGTTCTGCTTCCTCTCTATGACACTATCCCCAGGTACCCCCAGTTGCGTCACATACTGGTCAGGCATGAGCAGGGCGCAGCCCACGCGGCCGACGCCTATGCGCGCGTGACCGGCAAGCTGGGAGTCTGCCTGGCAACCTCAGGCCCGGGCGCCACCAACCTGGTTACCGGAATAGCCAACGCTTATCTCGATTCCGTGCCTCTGCTGGCTATTACCGGTCAGGTTCCAACCCACTTTATCGGTAAAGACGCCTTCCAGGAGATCGACATCACCGGCATCACCGTGCCCATAACCAAATACAACCAGCTCGTTCTGAATATCAACGACCTGGCAAAGGCCGTCCGCGAGGCGGCGCATGTCGCTCAGGTGGGACGTCCGGGACCCGTATTGCTGGATATACCCAGGGACGTGTTCCAGAGCCGTGCGGAGTTTATCTATCCCGAGAAAGTGGACCTTCCCGGATTCAAACCCAAGCTATTCGGACATCCCTCCCAGGTTAAAAAGGCCGCCGACCTGATCAATTCAGCGGAACGTCCGGTGATCATCGCCGGACACGGGATCAATATATCGAAAGCCTTCCCCGAGCTTAAGGAGCTGGCCGAAAATGCGCAGATACCGGTGGTCTCGACCTTCCTCGGCATAGGCTGCTTCCCCGAATCACACGTACTCAGCTACGGTTGGCTGGGCATGCACGGCATGGGCTACGCCAATAAGGCCGTCCACAACTCCGACCTGCTGATCGCTGTGGGCATGAGGTTCGATGACCGGGCTACGGGCGGCGTCAGCACCTTTGCGCCCCACGCGCGCGTGGTGCATATCGACGTTGACGCCGCGGAGATCGGCAAAAATATACCGGTGGACGTGCCGATCGTCGGAGACCTGAAAAATGTGCTGCTGGTGCTCAATAAACAGATAGAAAGGCGGGATCACATAGCCTGGCTTTCGCAGCTTGACGAGTGGCGGTCGCAGCATCCGGCCATGGAGATACGCAACCACGAAGACATCCTGCCGCAATATATTATCAGGCAGATACACGAGGCCACCAGGGGCGATACCATTATCGTCACAGGCGTGGGACAGGCGCAGATGTGGGCGGCGCAGTATTTCTACTATGACAAGCCCAACAGCTTCGTTTCATCAGGCGGCCTGGGCACTATGGGATTCGAGCTGCCCGGCGCTATCGGGGCCAAGGTGGGATGCCCGCAGGAGACTGTCTGGTGCATAGCCGGCGACGGCGGCTTCCAGATGACGGTGCAGGAGCTTGCCACCATGGTGCAGGAGGACCTGGATATCAATATCGCCGTTTTCAACAACGGCTGGCTGGGCATGGTCAGGCAATGGCAGGAGCTTATCTACAACAAGCGCTATTTCGGGACCCAGCTCTATAATCCCGATTTCGTTAAAATAGCCGAGGCATACGGTATCAAGGGCATCAAGGTCAGCAAGAAGATAGACGTAAGGCCGGCTATCCACAGGGCAATGGAGCATAAAGGTCCGTTCCTCATCGAGTTTATAGTTGAGCCCGAAGAGAACGTTTATCCCTTTGTACCGCCGGGAAAGACCATCGTCGAGTTCCTCGAAATGCCCAATCCGGCGGCAAGCATCAAGAAGTAG
- the ilvD gene encoding dihydroxy-acid dehydratase: protein MKSNSIKKGIERAPHRALLRAVGVHSDDFDKPFIGVVNSFNEIVPGHTHLNSIAGAVKTGIIGAGGVPFEFNTIGVCDGISMNHPGMKFSLPSRELITDSVEIMAEAHQFDALVFIPNCDKIIPGMLMAAVRLNIPSIFISGGPMLAGKLHKDGSCRTVDLISVFTAVGGAAKGEISEAELEEIEIAACPGCGSCSGMFTANTMNCLSEALGMALPGNGTIPAVDSRRLHLARHAGQQIVTILKKNLRPRDIITRASIGNAFAVDMALGGSTNSVLHLMAVAHEAGIKFNLSHINELSDSVPHLCKISPASEVHMEDLDLAGGIPAIMHEISRLLDGDCKTVTLKPLSSIYRDARVKNRDVIRPFSRPYSKTGGLAILFGNLAPGGAVVKSGAVDPRMMVHKGPARVFENEEDATRGIIGGKIRAGDVVVIRYEGPRGGPGMREMLTPTSLITGMGLDSKVALITDGRFSGGTRGAAIGHVVPEAADRGPIAAVRNGDIISIDIPARKLEVGLSAAEIKKRLSTLRPFKTGIKSGFLKRYIENVGPASEGAVFED, encoded by the coding sequence ATGAAAAGCAACAGTATCAAGAAAGGTATCGAGAGGGCGCCACACAGGGCGCTGCTGAGGGCGGTGGGAGTACACAGCGACGACTTCGATAAGCCGTTCATCGGTGTTGTCAACAGCTTCAATGAGATAGTTCCCGGGCATACTCACCTGAATTCCATCGCCGGCGCCGTCAAGACCGGCATAATAGGCGCAGGTGGAGTGCCGTTCGAATTCAATACAATTGGTGTCTGCGACGGCATCTCGATGAACCACCCGGGAATGAAATTCAGCCTTCCCAGCCGTGAGTTGATCACGGACTCTGTGGAGATCATGGCTGAGGCTCATCAGTTCGATGCACTGGTCTTCATACCCAATTGCGACAAGATTATCCCGGGCATGCTGATGGCGGCCGTCCGTCTGAACATACCGTCTATATTCATCAGCGGCGGCCCCATGCTGGCGGGAAAACTGCATAAGGACGGATCCTGCCGGACCGTGGACCTGATCTCCGTATTCACAGCCGTGGGCGGCGCGGCCAAGGGTGAGATCAGCGAGGCCGAGCTCGAGGAGATAGAGATAGCAGCCTGCCCCGGCTGCGGCAGCTGCTCCGGCATGTTCACTGCTAATACCATGAACTGCCTCAGCGAGGCGCTGGGAATGGCTTTGCCGGGCAACGGCACCATCCCCGCCGTCGATTCGCGCAGGCTCCACCTCGCCCGGCACGCCGGTCAACAGATAGTGACAATTCTCAAGAAAAACCTGCGCCCGCGCGATATTATAACCAGGGCATCCATCGGCAACGCCTTCGCCGTGGACATGGCGCTGGGCGGCAGCACCAACTCTGTGTTGCATTTGATGGCAGTTGCTCACGAGGCGGGCATCAAGTTCAACCTGTCGCACATCAACGAGCTTAGCGATAGTGTGCCTCACCTGTGCAAGATCAGCCCGGCCAGCGAAGTGCATATGGAAGACCTCGATCTGGCTGGCGGAATACCGGCCATCATGCACGAGATATCCCGGCTGCTGGACGGAGATTGCAAGACGGTGACGCTCAAACCCCTCTCAAGCATTTACAGGGATGCCAGGGTAAAAAACCGTGATGTGATCAGGCCTTTCTCCAGGCCGTATTCGAAAACCGGCGGGCTGGCCATCCTGTTCGGCAACCTCGCCCCGGGCGGAGCCGTGGTTAAAAGCGGAGCTGTCGATCCCAGGATGATGGTACACAAAGGTCCGGCCCGTGTTTTCGAAAACGAGGAGGACGCTACCAGGGGCATCATAGGAGGGAAGATCAGAGCGGGCGACGTGGTCGTCATCAGGTACGAGGGCCCGCGCGGAGGACCCGGAATGCGTGAGATGCTTACACCGACCTCATTGATAACAGGTATGGGACTGGACAGCAAAGTCGCGTTGATAACCGACGGACGCTTCTCAGGCGGCACCAGGGGCGCCGCCATCGGGCACGTTGTACCCGAGGCTGCCGACCGCGGTCCCATCGCCGCCGTAAGAAACGGTGATATAATCAGTATAGATATACCTGCCCGAAAGCTGGAGGTCGGGCTCAGCGCGGCTGAGATCAAGAAGCGCTTAAGCACTCTTCGCCCGTTCAAAACCGGCATAAAGAGCGGATTCCTTAAGCGGTACATAGAGAACGTAGGGCCCGCCAGCGAGGGAGCGGTATTTGAGGATTAG
- a CDS encoding glycoside hydrolase family 38 C-terminal domain-containing protein encodes MIKVHFISHTHWDREWYRTFQQFRFNLVRMVDKLLRILRSDKDYKYFMLDGQTILLQDYLAVRPERESELREHIESGRVLVGPWYCMPDEFLVSPEALIRNLMMGRKTAARFGPCMTAGYLPDSFGHIGQMPQLLAGFGLHSAVAWRGIGDQPCQLWWKGPDGTRVILAHLRESYSNAVKIPSFNDEATLAEAKTALDKLVPFTQGGPILLMQGTDHIEPRPEITPALNFLNQALPGYNFIHSTLPLYLADLQQWLDASKTAIPTITGELRHCMRQPVLPGTLSSRMWIKQSNHRCQVLLEKWAEPYSAIALLIASKQPSDTLLASPERPDGFTALAWRMLLENHAHDSICGCSVDQVHDEMRTRFDQVAQIAEAVAGRALSDIIISLDTSCPYPDKAAIFSVTVFNPLSSVNSGAVTMSLILSHSGGDIEILDGRGNNIPHQVVGRGGVEELLDTTLDWQGLAALWETAAQGSSHGIQIHDIEIERKGDDLYLDIIVDNSGQPALKAWQDKLNSCLTDTSIRQFHVRAALVRPSQISFIAGDVPPLGYATYWIQRSPAAAAANACANPESIENEYLIVSIDECSNDFMLTDKRTGQVYSGLNFFTDGGDRGDLYNYCAPADDSIIDSRQYSTVTGLRIESGPVTQSITLNLVMLVPDSLSPDRMARSAGRAPLEITTKAVLTRGIARVDFTTSVTNVCCDHRLRAHFTAPFKTGEAYYDGHFEVVGRPAGAPAHDNSWFEKPAAQQPQRAFVDISDGKTGLMVANRGLPEAEVLQSGPASEVALTLLRCIGWLSLDNLDTRKDHAGPPWMAVPDAQMHGTYEFEYSIVPHTDGWAGSFQQAYAFNAPMRAVVDIPHSGTRSGTGSFLTVVPDLFVIAAIKTPEDGTGLLVRGFNITGKAIKVRIKPDLPVGAAHRCRLDETIIDNIKTGPDGCIRFSAGAHEIVSLRFDTTR; translated from the coding sequence ATGATTAAAGTCCATTTTATATCTCATACCCACTGGGACCGCGAATGGTATCGCACCTTTCAGCAGTTCCGCTTTAACCTTGTGCGCATGGTCGACAAGCTGCTGCGTATCCTCAGGTCGGATAAGGACTATAAATATTTTATGCTGGACGGCCAGACCATCTTGCTGCAGGATTACCTGGCCGTTCGCCCCGAACGGGAATCCGAGCTCAGGGAGCATATAGAAAGCGGACGTGTACTGGTGGGGCCGTGGTACTGCATGCCCGACGAATTCCTGGTCAGCCCTGAAGCTCTCATACGCAATCTGATGATGGGTAGAAAAACAGCCGCTCGCTTCGGACCATGCATGACTGCAGGATACCTGCCGGACTCGTTCGGACATATCGGACAGATGCCCCAGCTGCTGGCCGGCTTCGGCCTGCACAGCGCCGTCGCCTGGCGCGGCATAGGCGATCAACCCTGCCAGCTTTGGTGGAAGGGCCCGGATGGCACGCGGGTTATTCTGGCCCACCTGAGGGAAAGCTACAGCAACGCGGTTAAAATACCTTCCTTCAACGATGAAGCCACGCTGGCGGAGGCTAAAACCGCGCTGGATAAACTGGTCCCCTTCACGCAGGGCGGCCCCATACTGCTCATGCAGGGAACTGACCACATAGAACCGCGCCCCGAAATAACCCCCGCACTTAATTTCCTGAATCAAGCCCTGCCTGGATACAACTTCATACACTCCACTCTTCCCCTCTACCTGGCCGACTTGCAGCAGTGGCTGGACGCATCGAAAACGGCCATCCCGACCATTACAGGCGAGCTACGCCATTGCATGAGGCAGCCTGTGCTGCCGGGCACGCTTTCATCGCGTATGTGGATCAAACAGAGCAACCACCGCTGCCAGGTCCTGCTGGAGAAATGGGCGGAACCGTACAGCGCCATCGCCCTGCTGATTGCCTCAAAACAGCCGTCTGATACCCTTCTCGCATCGCCTGAGCGGCCGGACGGATTCACTGCGCTGGCCTGGCGCATGCTGCTGGAGAACCACGCCCACGACTCCATTTGCGGCTGCTCCGTCGACCAGGTACACGATGAAATGAGGACGCGCTTCGACCAGGTCGCGCAGATAGCTGAAGCGGTCGCGGGCCGGGCGTTGTCCGATATAATAATATCTCTCGATACAAGTTGCCCGTATCCGGACAAAGCAGCGATATTCTCGGTCACGGTTTTCAATCCATTATCGTCGGTCAACAGCGGGGCCGTAACCATGTCGCTGATACTGAGCCATTCAGGCGGTGATATCGAGATACTCGACGGCCGGGGAAACAACATACCTCACCAGGTCGTCGGCAGGGGCGGTGTGGAGGAATTATTGGATACGACCCTGGACTGGCAGGGGCTCGCCGCCCTGTGGGAAACGGCAGCGCAGGGCTCGAGCCACGGTATCCAGATCCATGATATAGAAATTGAACGTAAGGGCGACGACCTCTATCTGGATATCATCGTGGACAACAGCGGACAGCCGGCACTGAAAGCCTGGCAGGATAAACTGAATAGCTGCCTCACTGATACCTCGATCCGGCAATTCCATGTCAGGGCAGCGCTGGTGCGGCCATCTCAGATCTCTTTCATCGCCGGCGATGTGCCGCCTCTGGGATACGCAACATACTGGATACAGAGGTCACCCGCAGCCGCAGCCGCCAACGCCTGCGCCAATCCCGAGTCCATTGAAAATGAATACCTGATAGTCTCTATTGATGAATGCAGCAACGATTTCATGTTGACCGATAAAAGGACCGGACAGGTTTACAGCGGCCTCAACTTTTTCACAGACGGCGGTGACCGTGGAGACCTGTATAACTACTGCGCCCCTGCCGATGACAGTATCATTGATTCCCGTCAATACTCCACTGTGACCGGCCTGCGTATCGAAAGTGGGCCCGTCACTCAATCCATAACTCTCAACTTGGTGATGCTCGTCCCTGACTCCCTGTCGCCTGATCGTATGGCGAGGTCTGCCGGCAGAGCGCCCCTCGAGATCACCACAAAGGCCGTCCTGACACGCGGGATTGCACGGGTCGATTTTACAACGAGCGTAACCAACGTCTGTTGCGACCACCGGCTGCGGGCGCACTTCACGGCGCCTTTCAAGACGGGTGAAGCATACTATGACGGCCACTTCGAGGTCGTCGGGAGACCTGCGGGCGCTCCAGCCCATGATAATAGCTGGTTCGAGAAGCCTGCAGCACAGCAGCCGCAACGCGCCTTCGTCGACATATCGGACGGGAAAACCGGCCTCATGGTCGCCAACCGCGGCCTGCCCGAAGCGGAGGTTCTGCAATCAGGCCCGGCCTCGGAGGTGGCATTAACCTTGCTGCGCTGCATCGGCTGGCTGTCGCTGGACAACCTTGACACGCGAAAGGACCACGCGGGTCCGCCCTGGATGGCAGTGCCGGACGCGCAGATGCACGGCACTTATGAGTTTGAGTATTCGATCGTTCCGCATACTGACGGCTGGGCCGGGTCCTTTCAGCAGGCCTACGCGTTCAATGCCCCCATGCGCGCCGTCGTAGATATTCCTCATAGCGGCACACGCAGCGGGACAGGTTCCTTCCTGACCGTTGTTCCCGACCTGTTTGTCATCGCTGCAATTAAAACCCCCGAAGATGGGACGGGATTGCTCGTGCGCGGCTTCAATATCACCGGCAAGGCAATCAAGGTGCGCATAAAGCCGGACCTGCCTGTCGGGGCCGCTCACAGGTGCAGGCTCGACGAGACAATCATCGATAATATAAAAACTGGGCCGGACGGCTGTATACGTTTCTCTGCGGGAGCGCATGAAATAGTCAGCCTTAGATTCGATACCACGCGCTGA
- a CDS encoding HD domain-containing phosphohydrolase has protein sequence MTTRSDKSKPAKSKAGGAGHPSRRSSPSRLQSTLDALKHSEGFLLSLIEQSPHAMWISNSQGTLIKMNQACRDLLNVTDEELVGKYNVLQDNIVEQQGFMPLVRDVFAQGSIAKFKLKYDSSQLKSVKLQRSAYVILEVTISPIIDAEGKVTNAVIQHVDITEREMAEEALKASEAQYRLLSEHTTDTVAIADMNLKTIYISPSVEKLRGFTAKEIMQMPLEKQVTPESLKAASEVFLSELPLVEADPNYNPILTLEFEYSCKKGGTVWMENKFSVLRDDNNVAVGILAEGRDITERRQTMAALRESEELYRSLFENMMNGFAYCKMIFEHGQPRDFTYLAVNKAFEKQTGLKDITGKKVSEAIPGIYENDPQLFEIYGRVALTGIPEQFETYVSALQMWFSVSVYSPQKEYFVAVFDVITERKLAEEKLVKSYESLKKTLNDAISTMVKIVELRDPYTAGHQQNVASLATAIAGEMKLQSDRVDHVRMAAVIHDIGKMYIPTDILSKPGKLTYIEYDLIKTHPKYGYDIVIGMDFPTVVAQAILQHHERLDGSGYPGKLKGEDMLLEAKILVVADVVEAMASHRPYRSAMGIDKALEEISMNNGKLYDPAVVDACLELFRSGRFAFVTA, from the coding sequence ATGACCACCAGATCAGATAAGTCAAAGCCTGCTAAAAGCAAAGCAGGCGGCGCCGGACATCCATCGCGCAGATCCAGCCCTTCCAGATTGCAGAGCACGCTGGATGCCCTGAAACATTCTGAAGGCTTCCTCTTAAGCCTGATCGAACAAAGCCCTCACGCAATGTGGATCTCCAATAGTCAGGGTACCCTGATTAAAATGAATCAGGCCTGCCGCGATCTGCTCAATGTTACTGATGAGGAACTGGTAGGAAAATATAATGTATTGCAGGACAACATCGTTGAGCAACAGGGATTTATGCCGCTGGTGCGCGATGTGTTTGCACAGGGTTCCATTGCGAAGTTCAAGTTGAAATACGACTCTTCCCAGCTCAAATCAGTCAAATTGCAGAGATCTGCCTATGTAATACTGGAAGTCACCATTTCGCCCATTATCGACGCCGAGGGCAAAGTCACCAATGCCGTTATCCAGCATGTCGACATCACCGAACGAGAGATGGCTGAGGAGGCATTAAAGGCCAGCGAGGCACAGTATCGCCTACTTTCGGAGCACACAACGGATACAGTAGCGATAGCTGACATGAATTTAAAGACTATATATATAAGTCCCTCCGTGGAGAAATTACGCGGCTTCACCGCGAAAGAGATTATGCAGATGCCGTTGGAGAAGCAGGTCACACCCGAGTCGCTCAAAGCAGCATCCGAAGTATTCCTGAGTGAGCTTCCTCTGGTTGAAGCCGATCCGAACTACAATCCCATCCTGACCCTTGAGTTTGAGTATTCCTGCAAGAAAGGTGGTACCGTATGGATGGAGAACAAGTTCAGCGTCCTGCGGGATGATAATAATGTTGCGGTCGGCATTCTGGCCGAGGGAAGAGACATCACCGAGCGCAGGCAAACTATGGCCGCTTTGAGAGAAAGCGAAGAGCTGTACCGATCATTATTCGAGAACATGATGAACGGTTTTGCTTACTGCAAGATGATCTTCGAACATGGTCAACCCCGGGACTTCACCTACCTTGCAGTGAACAAGGCCTTCGAAAAGCAGACCGGTTTGAAGGATATCACAGGGAAAAAAGTATCTGAGGCCATCCCTGGCATATATGAGAACGACCCCCAGTTATTCGAGATCTACGGCAGAGTGGCCCTGACCGGCATACCCGAGCAATTTGAGACATACGTGTCTGCCCTGCAGATGTGGTTCTCTGTATCGGTATACAGCCCGCAAAAGGAGTACTTTGTGGCCGTGTTCGATGTTATTACAGAGCGCAAGCTGGCTGAAGAGAAACTGGTGAAAAGCTACGAATCGCTCAAGAAAACGCTGAATGACGCCATCAGCACCATGGTCAAGATCGTGGAATTAAGAGATCCCTATACGGCCGGCCATCAGCAGAACGTAGCATCTCTGGCGACAGCCATAGCCGGGGAGATGAAGCTGCAAAGCGACAGGGTCGACCATGTCAGGATGGCGGCGGTCATCCACGATATCGGCAAAATGTATATCCCCACCGATATACTCAGCAAGCCCGGCAAACTCACCTATATCGAGTATGATCTGATAAAAACCCATCCTAAATATGGTTACGACATCGTGATCGGTATGGATTTTCCCACTGTCGTCGCACAGGCCATACTACAGCATCATGAGAGATTGGACGGCTCAGGCTATCCGGGCAAACTCAAGGGGGAAGACATGCTCCTGGAAGCGAAGATACTGGTGGTGGCGGACGTGGTCGAAGCCATGGCCTCCCATCGCCCCTACCGCTCCGCCATGGGCATAGATAAAGCGCTGGAGGAGATTTCCATGAACAATGGCAAATTGTACGATCCCGCTGTGGTAGATGCCTGCCTGGAGCTTTTCCGGAGCGGCCGGTTCGCATTTGTAACCGCCTGA